ACTACACTCGCTTTTTCTACTGGTTCTCCCCATTGACTAGGCCGGAGCTTCAGAAAGCCGCCAGCGAGGAATTGAATGAGCGCGCATAGCACTAACGTTAGAGCACCGGCCTGTCCGAGCCAGAATAGCAGGCGCGGCAGTACTGTCAAGTACCGTAACATTCCCCTTTATAGGGAGGTAGCCGCCAATGACTCAGCAGGTCCCCTGGCATATTTCGGCCGACTACATGGAGTCATGCAATTGTGATTTCGGGTGCCCATGCAATTTCAGCGGTTTGCCATCCGGTGGGCGCTGCGAGGCGCTGGTCGGATATCACATCCGCCAGGGAAACTACGGTGATGTGAACCTTGGCGGGGTCGATTTCATCCAGACGGAATCGTGGCCGCGCGCGATCCACGAAGGTAATGGAACCGGTGGCGTGTACATCAGCGACAGGGCTAGCGTCGAACAACGCTCCGCTATCGTTGAGATTGCCTACGGACGCGCTGGCGGTGATGGACCGTTCGCGATTTTCGCTGCAACCTGGCGCCAAGTCCTGGAACCGCAATTCGTTCCTATCGAGATGAGCGTGGATGGTAAGCGCAGCCGTTTCTCCGTTCCCGGTGTGCTTGAAGTCCATCTGACTCCGCATCTCGACTCGGTTTCCGGCAAGGAACAGGAGAAGTTCAGATACTTCTACCGGATGGCTTTATATGGAAAACGGCGCAGGCGGTGAAGACGATCACGATGCGAATTCTGAGTCCGAGCCTGAATTTCGACTACTCCGGCAAGAACGCTTTCTACCCGGTAGTTGAATATAGCGGGCCTTAGATAGTCCACTCCCTGTTTGAAAAGGGAGAACGTGTTCGAGTTGCTCCGATACTCACGCGCTTACCAAGGGGGGTCCGGAAAGTTTACGCGCTAAGTCGGATGATCAGTTCAGAGGGGCGAAGATCTCCGGGCCGATCTCGCGGCCCTTCAAATCACCGAGCATCACCATTCCCATGCGCTCGCCCTTGAAGCACGACGATGCCAGCTCGACTACCTGATCGTTGGTGACCTGCTCGATGCCCCGCGCGATCTCTTCGAGCGGGATGTCGCGATGGAAATAGATTTCGTTGCGCGCCAGCCGGTTCATCCGGCTATCCGTTGATTCCATCCCGAGCAACATGTTGCCCTTGAGTTGACTCTTCGCGCGGGTCAGTTCTGCCGGCCGTAAGCCTTCGCGGACGACCTGCACCAACTCCTTGATCGTCACGTCAATCACCTCATCGACCCATTCGGGCGAGGTCCCGGCGTAGATCCCGAAATAGCCGCAGTCGAGAAACGCCGACATGAACGAATAGATGCTGTAGACGCGGCCGCGCTTTTCGCGCACCTCCTGGAACAGCCGCGACGACATCCCGCCGCCGAGCGCAGTGTT
This region of Candidatus Binataceae bacterium genomic DNA includes:
- a CDS encoding DUF1326 domain-containing protein, with the protein product MTQQVPWHISADYMESCNCDFGCPCNFSGLPSGGRCEALVGYHIRQGNYGDVNLGGVDFIQTESWPRAIHEGNGTGGVYISDRASVEQRSAIVEIAYGRAGGDGPFAIFAATWRQVLEPQFVPIEMSVDGKRSRFSVPGVLEVHLTPHLDSVSGKEQEKFRYFYRMALYGKRRRR